One window of the Nocardioides jiangxiensis genome contains the following:
- a CDS encoding DEAD/DEAH box helicase → MSGQPEADLFDTVPQAPGALTPAWPDRAAWGTATSLRAWQAAAMRKYLDEQPRDFLAVATPGAGKTTFALTVAAELLGRRVVDRVTIVAPTEHLKVQWAEAAARAGIPIDPTYSAGQGKTSQEFLGIAVTYAGVAVNPLAMRIRTERFKTLVILDEVHHAGDALSWGEGVREAFDPATRRLALTGTPFRSDVNPIPFVSYEPNEDGIPQSKADYTYGYAHALADHVVRPVLFMAYSGEMQWRTRAGDEITARLGEPLTKDMHQQALRTALDPSGSWMPAVLEAADKRLTEVRRHVPDAGGLVIASDQDSARAYAKLLRAITGESPVVVLSDEKGASKKISGFSEGDQRWMVAVRMVSEGVDVPRLAVGVWATNTSTPLFFAQAVGRFVRARKRGETASVFLPSVPNLLGLAAELEVQRDHVLGRKVNDDGDIFAAEQGLIDQANAAEGASDDLLGNFEALGSEATFDRVLYDGGEFGHSGEVHVGSDEEMDFLGIPGLLEPDQVRDLLHQRQSERARKQKQERAADPTSEEDRAVTHERLGVLRRELNGLVAAWYHRTGQPHGVTHNALRKECGGPPSAVATVDQLQGRIDKIREWAISGR, encoded by the coding sequence TTGAGCGGTCAGCCCGAGGCTGACCTGTTCGACACGGTTCCCCAGGCTCCCGGCGCGCTGACGCCGGCGTGGCCGGACCGTGCCGCGTGGGGCACCGCGACCTCGCTGCGTGCCTGGCAGGCAGCGGCGATGCGGAAGTACCTCGACGAGCAGCCCCGCGACTTCCTCGCCGTCGCCACCCCGGGAGCCGGCAAGACGACGTTCGCGCTGACCGTGGCGGCCGAGCTGCTCGGTCGTCGCGTCGTCGACCGGGTCACCATCGTGGCGCCGACCGAGCACCTCAAGGTGCAGTGGGCCGAGGCCGCGGCGCGTGCGGGCATCCCGATCGACCCGACGTACTCCGCCGGGCAGGGCAAGACCTCCCAGGAGTTCCTGGGCATCGCGGTCACCTACGCCGGAGTCGCGGTGAACCCGCTGGCCATGCGGATCCGCACCGAGCGCTTCAAGACCCTGGTCATCCTCGACGAGGTGCACCACGCCGGAGACGCACTGAGCTGGGGCGAGGGCGTCCGCGAGGCGTTCGACCCGGCGACGCGTCGGCTCGCGCTGACCGGCACGCCGTTCCGCTCCGACGTGAACCCGATCCCGTTCGTGAGCTACGAGCCCAACGAGGACGGCATCCCGCAGTCCAAGGCCGACTACACCTACGGCTATGCGCACGCGCTCGCCGACCACGTCGTCCGCCCGGTGCTCTTCATGGCCTACTCGGGCGAGATGCAGTGGCGCACGCGCGCCGGTGACGAGATCACCGCCCGCCTCGGCGAGCCGCTGACCAAGGACATGCACCAGCAGGCGCTGCGTACCGCGCTCGACCCGAGCGGCTCGTGGATGCCGGCGGTCCTCGAGGCCGCCGACAAGCGCCTCACCGAGGTACGCCGCCACGTCCCGGACGCGGGCGGCCTCGTCATCGCCTCCGACCAGGACTCCGCACGGGCCTACGCCAAGCTCCTGCGCGCGATCACGGGGGAGTCCCCGGTCGTCGTCCTCTCCGACGAGAAGGGTGCCTCGAAGAAGATCTCCGGCTTCTCCGAGGGCGACCAGCGCTGGATGGTCGCGGTCCGCATGGTCTCCGAGGGCGTCGACGTTCCGCGTCTCGCCGTCGGCGTCTGGGCGACCAACACCTCGACGCCCCTCTTCTTCGCCCAGGCCGTCGGCCGCTTCGTGCGCGCCCGCAAGCGCGGCGAGACCGCGTCGGTCTTCCTGCCCTCGGTGCCCAACCTGCTCGGGCTTGCCGCCGAGCTCGAGGTCCAGCGTGACCACGTGCTCGGACGCAAGGTCAACGACGACGGCGACATCTTCGCTGCGGAGCAGGGCCTGATCGACCAGGCCAACGCGGCCGAGGGCGCCTCGGACGACCTGCTCGGCAACTTCGAGGCGCTCGGCTCGGAGGCCACCTTCGACCGCGTCCTGTACGACGGCGGCGAGTTCGGGCACTCGGGAGAGGTGCACGTCGGCTCCGACGAGGAGATGGACTTCCTCGGCATCCCCGGCCTGCTCGAGCCCGACCAGGTGCGCGACCTGCTGCACCAGCGTCAGTCCGAGCGGGCCAGGAAGCAGAAGCAGGAGCGCGCCGCCGACCCGACGTCCGAGGAGGACCGCGCGGTCACGCACGAGCGCCTCGGCGTGCTGCGCCGGGAGCTGAACGGCCTCGTCGCCGCCTGGTACCACCGCACCGGCCAGCCGCACGGCGTGACGCACAACGCGCTCCGCAAGGAGTGCGGCGGCCCGCCGTCCGCGGTCGCGACGGTCGACCAGCTCCAGGGCCGCATCGACAAGATCCGCGAGTGGGCGATCAGCGGACGCTGA
- a CDS encoding amino acid ABC transporter ATP-binding protein: MTTTQSRAIEVRELHKSFGQNEVLKGIDFHVDNGQVVCVIGPSGSGKSTLLRCVNRLEEPTSGRILVEGIDITDPETDLDAVRSRIGMVFQQFNLFPHMSVLKNLTIAQKRVKKRSTAEAVEIARRNLAKVGLANREDAYPAHLSGGQQQRVAIARALSMDPDMMLFDEPTSALDPELVGDVLAVMKDLASEGMTMMVVTHEMGFAREVGDKLVFMDGGVIVEEGDPREVLGNPQHERTQAFLSKVL, encoded by the coding sequence ATGACGACCACCCAGAGCCGCGCCATCGAGGTGCGCGAGCTGCACAAGTCCTTCGGCCAGAACGAGGTGCTCAAGGGCATCGACTTCCACGTCGACAACGGCCAGGTGGTCTGCGTGATCGGGCCGTCGGGTTCGGGCAAGTCGACCCTGCTGCGCTGCGTGAACCGTCTGGAGGAGCCGACCTCGGGCCGGATCCTCGTCGAGGGCATCGACATCACGGACCCCGAGACCGACCTGGATGCCGTGCGCAGCCGGATCGGCATGGTCTTCCAGCAGTTCAACCTCTTCCCGCACATGAGCGTGCTGAAGAACCTCACCATCGCGCAGAAGCGGGTGAAGAAGCGCAGCACCGCCGAGGCGGTGGAGATCGCCCGGCGCAACCTCGCGAAGGTCGGCCTGGCCAACCGCGAGGACGCCTACCCCGCGCACCTCTCCGGCGGCCAGCAGCAGCGGGTCGCGATCGCGCGTGCCCTGTCGATGGACCCCGACATGATGCTCTTCGACGAGCCGACCAGCGCGCTGGACCCGGAGCTCGTCGGCGACGTCCTCGCGGTCATGAAGGACCTCGCGTCGGAGGGCATGACGATGATGGTCGTGACCCACGAGATGGGCTTCGCCCGCGAGGTCGGCGACAAGCTGGTCTTCATGGACGGCGGCGTCATCGTCGAGGAGGGCGACCCGCGCGAGGTGCTCGGCAACCCGCAGCACGAGCGCACCCAGGCGTTCCTCTCCAAGGTGCTCTGA
- a CDS encoding amino acid ABC transporter permease, translating into MPALTRRQRRAATHLGVYAVLALLVLLLVLKADWEALKLNFADGDTWRGQWPDIFLIGAKNTLFYTVIAFAGGLALALVLALMKMSSVLGLRWIAIAWIEFFRGLPALVVILFMAFGVPLAFDWNAPGGTIGAGLIGLVFVASAYMAETLRAGIQAVPKGQTEAARSLGMSSYRTTTSIVLPQALRVVIPPLTNEGVLLLKDTSLLAFVGAQASQVDLTAYGQQGIIEYANSAPLLAIALVYLAISLPLTQLVAALERRQQRAR; encoded by the coding sequence ATGCCAGCCCTCACCCGACGGCAGCGACGGGCGGCGACACACCTCGGTGTGTACGCCGTCCTCGCGCTGCTGGTCCTCCTCCTCGTGCTCAAGGCCGACTGGGAGGCACTCAAGCTCAACTTCGCCGACGGCGACACCTGGCGCGGCCAGTGGCCCGACATCTTCCTGATCGGCGCGAAGAACACGCTCTTCTACACCGTCATCGCCTTCGCGGGCGGTCTCGCACTGGCGCTCGTGCTCGCCCTCATGAAGATGTCGAGCGTGCTCGGCCTCCGGTGGATCGCGATCGCATGGATCGAGTTCTTCCGCGGGCTGCCGGCGCTCGTCGTGATCCTGTTCATGGCGTTCGGCGTACCGCTCGCGTTCGACTGGAACGCCCCGGGCGGCACCATCGGCGCAGGGCTCATCGGGCTCGTCTTCGTGGCCTCGGCGTACATGGCGGAGACGCTGCGCGCGGGCATCCAGGCCGTGCCGAAGGGCCAGACCGAAGCCGCCCGGTCGCTGGGCATGTCCTCGTACCGGACGACGACGTCGATCGTCCTCCCGCAGGCCCTGCGCGTCGTCATCCCGCCGCTGACCAACGAGGGCGTCCTGCTCCTCAAGGACACCTCCCTCCTCGCGTTCGTCGGCGCGCAGGCGTCACAGGTCGACCTGACCGCCTACGGCCAGCAGGGCATCATCGAGTACGCGAACTCTGCGCCCCTGCTGGCGATCGCGCTGGTCTACCTGGCGATCTCACTCCCCCTGACCCAGCTGGTCGCCGCCCTCGAGCGTCGCCAGCAGCGAGCCCGGTGA
- a CDS encoding ABC transporter substrate-binding protein — protein sequence MTSRILTTAAAATLALGLAACGSDKGNDKADGALDTITAGTLTVCSDVPYPPFEDFDKTTPTGFKGFDIDIVTAVAKELKLKLVVKDSDFNALQSGLALNSRQCDLAASAMTITPVREKKIGFSEGYYDSEQSLLVPAGSSIKSIDDLKGKSVAVQKGTTGETYANKNATGAKVTSFPSDAQMYAAIKAGQVDAILQDLPVNLDHQKDPKQPGKFTVVETYKTDETYGLAMKKSNTDLIKAVDDALATLHSSGDYQKIYDSYFATK from the coding sequence ATGACCTCCCGGATCCTGACCACCGCCGCCGCCGCGACCCTGGCCCTCGGCCTCGCCGCGTGCGGTTCCGACAAGGGCAACGACAAGGCCGACGGCGCCCTCGACACCATCACGGCGGGCACGCTGACCGTCTGCTCGGACGTCCCCTACCCGCCGTTCGAGGACTTCGACAAGACGACGCCGACGGGCTTCAAGGGCTTCGACATCGACATCGTCACGGCCGTCGCCAAGGAGCTGAAGCTCAAGCTCGTCGTCAAGGACTCCGACTTCAACGCCCTCCAGAGTGGCCTCGCGCTCAACTCCAGGCAGTGCGACCTCGCCGCCTCCGCGATGACGATCACCCCTGTCCGCGAGAAGAAGATCGGCTTCAGCGAGGGCTACTACGACTCCGAGCAGTCGCTGCTCGTCCCGGCCGGGTCGTCGATCAAGTCGATCGACGACCTGAAGGGCAAGTCGGTTGCCGTCCAGAAGGGCACGACCGGTGAGACCTACGCGAACAAGAACGCCACGGGCGCCAAGGTGACCTCGTTCCCGAGCGACGCGCAGATGTACGCCGCGATCAAGGCCGGTCAGGTCGACGCGATCCTGCAGGACCTCCCGGTCAACCTGGACCACCAGAAGGACCCGAAGCAGCCCGGCAAGTTCACCGTCGTCGAGACCTACAAGACCGACGAGACCTATGGCCTGGCCATGAAGAAGTCGAACACCGACCTGATCAAGGCTGTCGACGACGCCCTGGCCACGCTGCACTCGAGCGGCGACTACCAGAAGATCTACGACTCCTACTTCGCCACCAAGTGA
- the nemA gene encoding N-ethylmaleimide reductase, with the protein MTSRLFQPLTVGAVELPHRVIMAPLTRMRATQPGDVPNALMAEYYTQRAGAGLLITEGTQISPQGKGYADTPGIYSPEQVAGWRAITEAVHAAGGRIAPQLWHTGRVSHESFHDGALPVSASAIPFRNRTSLKDADGNVYRADCPTPHELTVEEIKAVVEDYRRASANAREAGFDLAEIHGAHGYLLHQFLAADSNQRTDEYGGSLENRARLMLEVLDAVIDAWDADHVGIRISPIGSFNGTSDPEGAEAGLYVAAEFAKRGIAFLHLSEPDWAGGPELTEEYRKQLRAAFPGVIIGAGAYDVAKAERLIEAGLIDAAAFGRAYIANPDLDVRLRTGAPLNEVVQATVYGGGAAGYTDYPALTD; encoded by the coding sequence GTGACCAGCCGACTCTTCCAGCCCCTGACCGTCGGAGCCGTCGAGCTCCCCCACCGCGTGATCATGGCGCCGCTGACCCGGATGCGCGCGACGCAGCCGGGCGACGTGCCCAACGCGCTCATGGCGGAGTACTACACGCAGCGCGCGGGCGCCGGCCTCCTGATCACGGAGGGCACGCAGATCTCCCCGCAGGGCAAGGGGTACGCCGACACCCCGGGCATCTACTCCCCCGAGCAGGTCGCCGGATGGCGCGCCATCACCGAGGCCGTCCACGCCGCGGGCGGTCGTATCGCGCCGCAGCTGTGGCACACCGGCCGGGTGTCGCACGAGTCCTTCCACGACGGCGCGCTGCCGGTCTCCGCAAGTGCCATCCCGTTCCGCAACCGCACCTCGCTGAAGGACGCGGACGGCAACGTCTACCGCGCCGACTGCCCGACGCCGCACGAGCTGACGGTCGAGGAGATCAAGGCCGTGGTCGAGGACTACCGTCGCGCCTCCGCCAACGCCCGCGAGGCCGGCTTCGACCTGGCCGAGATCCACGGTGCCCACGGCTACCTGCTCCACCAGTTCCTCGCCGCCGACAGCAACCAGCGCACCGACGAGTACGGCGGCTCGCTGGAGAACCGCGCCCGCCTCATGCTGGAGGTCCTCGACGCCGTCATCGACGCCTGGGACGCGGACCACGTCGGCATCCGCATCTCCCCCATCGGCTCGTTCAACGGCACCTCGGACCCGGAGGGCGCCGAGGCCGGCCTCTACGTCGCGGCCGAGTTCGCCAAGCGGGGCATCGCGTTCCTGCACCTGTCCGAGCCGGACTGGGCCGGTGGGCCCGAGCTCACCGAGGAGTACCGCAAGCAGCTGCGTGCGGCGTTCCCGGGCGTGATCATCGGTGCCGGTGCCTACGACGTCGCCAAGGCCGAGCGCCTGATCGAGGCGGGCCTGATCGACGCCGCCGCGTTCGGTCGTGCGTACATCGCCAACCCCGACCTCGACGTCCGCCTGCGCACGGGCGCCCCGCTCAACGAGGTCGTCCAGGCGACCGTGTACGGCGGCGGCGCCGCGGGCTACACGGACTACCCGGCCCTCACCGACTGA
- a CDS encoding choice-of-anchor P family protein, translated as MASTLLGSRRTAARGGAVALLASAVASAALLLPATPAQAAVTNQTLVGSAAGTKVTLLNGTVSSGATAPSGLTTPYTGKTSSNSTASVVVPGLLTTGVVSSKVATTAITGGKRITSTASVAGVDLLNGLVKATAVQSTSRVSVVNGIATPSSTPNFLGLAVAGTTLPLSIPKNFTVDVPGVAKVVLNKSVATQLSDNAARQVSAGIEVTLLSAVGAYGAGTVIDVAPTAAAATLPTTQLGAAVGGLGYSTRVAAVVDGVLKVTSGPTAAQAMPAGGTAGKNVTNSTVGVHLSTILNTGTLANTVNGSRTASYSRSTVTSNVTAVNLLGGLVRADAVKAVAQSSKKSGYPAVKTGQSTLVNLVIGGKAIPVDVAPNTTVSVLGLVTVTVNQQIRTTTGITVNALDVKVVGAGLGLPVGSHITVASADAWVGTAG; from the coding sequence ATGGCCTCCACCCTCCTCGGTTCGCGCCGCACCGCCGCCCGCGGCGGCGCCGTCGCGCTCCTCGCCTCTGCCGTCGCCTCGGCAGCCCTCCTGCTGCCCGCGACCCCGGCTCAGGCTGCCGTCACCAACCAGACCCTCGTCGGCTCCGCAGCCGGCACGAAGGTCACCCTGCTCAACGGCACGGTCTCCTCCGGTGCGACGGCCCCGTCCGGCCTCACGACGCCGTACACGGGCAAGACCTCCTCCAACTCGACCGCCAGCGTCGTGGTGCCGGGCCTCCTCACCACGGGCGTCGTCTCCTCCAAGGTCGCCACCACGGCGATCACCGGCGGCAAGCGGATCACCTCCACCGCCTCCGTCGCGGGCGTCGACCTGCTCAACGGCCTGGTCAAGGCGACCGCGGTCCAGAGCACGAGCCGCGTCTCCGTGGTCAACGGCATCGCGACCCCGTCCAGCACCCCGAACTTCCTCGGCCTCGCCGTCGCCGGTACGACGCTGCCGCTGAGCATCCCGAAGAACTTCACGGTCGACGTGCCGGGCGTGGCCAAGGTCGTTCTCAACAAGAGCGTCGCGACCCAGCTCTCCGACAACGCCGCCCGGCAGGTCTCCGCGGGCATCGAGGTGACGCTTCTCAGTGCTGTCGGCGCCTACGGGGCCGGCACGGTCATCGACGTGGCGCCGACCGCTGCCGCGGCGACCCTGCCGACGACGCAGCTCGGTGCGGCGGTCGGGGGCCTCGGCTACTCGACCCGCGTCGCTGCCGTCGTCGACGGCGTCCTCAAGGTGACCTCGGGTCCGACCGCAGCCCAGGCCATGCCGGCCGGCGGCACCGCGGGCAAGAACGTCACCAACAGCACCGTCGGTGTCCACCTCAGCACGATCCTCAACACCGGTACGCTCGCCAACACCGTGAACGGCTCGCGCACGGCGTCGTACTCGCGTTCGACGGTCACCTCGAACGTGACGGCCGTCAACCTGCTCGGTGGACTGGTCCGGGCTGACGCCGTCAAGGCCGTCGCGCAGTCGTCGAAGAAGTCCGGCTACCCGGCGGTCAAGACCGGCCAGTCGACGCTCGTCAACCTGGTCATCGGCGGCAAGGCCATCCCGGTCGACGTCGCCCCCAACACCACCGTCAGCGTCCTCGGCCTGGTCACGGTGACGGTCAACCAGCAGATCCGCACGACGACGGGCATCACCGTCAACGCGCTCGACGTGAAGGTCGTCGGTGCCGGCCTCGGCCTGCCGGTCGGCAGCCACATCACGGTCGCGTCCGCCGACGCGTGGGTGGGCACCGCCGGCTGA
- the clpS gene encoding ATP-dependent Clp protease adapter ClpS, with the protein MSTASPEVGSETVPDEITFLSKPWVTVVWNDPVNLMSYVSYVFQTYFGYAKAEAEKLMMQVHEEGRSVVSSGTREEMERDVQAMHEYGLWATMEKQ; encoded by the coding sequence GTGTCGACCGCAAGCCCCGAGGTCGGGTCCGAGACGGTCCCCGACGAGATCACGTTCCTCAGCAAGCCCTGGGTGACCGTCGTCTGGAACGACCCGGTCAACCTCATGTCCTACGTCTCCTACGTCTTCCAGACCTACTTCGGCTACGCGAAGGCCGAGGCGGAGAAGCTGATGATGCAGGTCCACGAGGAGGGCCGCTCCGTCGTCTCCTCCGGCACGCGCGAGGAGATGGAGCGCGACGTGCAGGCCATGCACGAGTACGGCCTGTGGGCAACGATGGAGAAGCAGTGA
- a CDS encoding DUF2017 domain-containing protein, with protein sequence MTEGFHRHRKSGRAIAEFTGFEADLLRSLASQLIELLHSEVAAPVEHEDPLAALFDFSGPTTAPEDPVLQRLFPTAYPGDDDAAAEFRRFTEGTLRDGKARGAAAVIDALEEAGLPEDDVDDAVHIDVELDTGEAVTWLKTFTDIRLALATRLGVEEGDEERWAALPDDDPASQAHDIYEWVGYLQETLVGALGG encoded by the coding sequence GTGACCGAGGGCTTCCACCGACACCGGAAGTCCGGGCGTGCGATCGCCGAGTTCACCGGGTTCGAGGCCGACCTGCTCCGCTCGCTGGCCTCCCAGCTCATCGAGCTGCTGCACAGCGAGGTCGCGGCGCCCGTGGAGCACGAGGACCCGCTGGCGGCCCTCTTCGACTTCTCCGGGCCGACCACCGCGCCGGAGGACCCGGTGCTGCAGCGCCTCTTCCCCACGGCGTACCCGGGGGACGACGACGCGGCGGCCGAGTTCCGTCGCTTCACCGAGGGCACGCTGCGCGACGGCAAGGCCCGCGGGGCGGCTGCCGTCATCGACGCGCTGGAGGAGGCCGGCCTCCCCGAGGACGACGTCGACGACGCCGTCCACATCGATGTCGAGCTCGACACCGGCGAGGCGGTGACCTGGCTGAAGACCTTCACCGACATCCGCCTCGCCCTCGCCACCCGCCTCGGCGTCGAGGAAGGTGACGAGGAGCGCTGGGCGGCACTCCCGGACGACGACCCCGCCAGCCAGGCCCACGACATCTACGAGTGGGTCGGCTACCTGCAGGAGACGCTGGTCGGGGCGCTGGGCGGCTGA
- a CDS encoding M67 family metallopeptidase, translating into MLTIDQATYDAIVAHAKRDHPDECCGIVAGPEGSDRPERFIEMINAAGSPTFYEFDSTELLALYKEMWANDEEPVIVYHSHTATEAYPSRTDIGLASEPNAHYVLVSTREHGNNEGPVEFRSYRIIDGEVTEEEVTVVPQLSSTEER; encoded by the coding sequence GTGTTGACCATCGACCAGGCGACGTACGACGCGATCGTCGCGCACGCCAAGCGGGACCACCCGGACGAGTGCTGCGGCATCGTCGCCGGCCCTGAGGGCAGCGACCGCCCGGAGCGCTTCATCGAGATGATCAACGCCGCCGGCAGCCCGACGTTCTACGAGTTCGACTCCACCGAGCTGCTCGCTCTCTACAAGGAGATGTGGGCGAACGACGAGGAGCCGGTCATCGTCTACCACTCGCACACCGCGACGGAGGCGTACCCCAGCCGCACCGACATCGGCCTGGCCAGCGAGCCCAACGCCCACTACGTGCTGGTCAGCACGCGTGAGCACGGGAATAACGAGGGCCCGGTGGAGTTCAGGTCGTACCGCATCATCGACGGCGAGGTGACCGAGGAAGAGGTCACCGTCGTCCCGCAGCTTTCCAGCACCGAGGAGCGTTGA
- a CDS encoding MoaD/ThiS family protein → MAIEVRIPTILRTYTGGEKAVPAEGATLLALIDDLETRHAGIKGRLIEESGELRRFVNVYINDEDVRFIGGLDAELSDGDQVVVLPAVAGGAR, encoded by the coding sequence ATGGCCATCGAGGTCCGCATCCCCACCATCCTGCGCACGTACACCGGCGGCGAGAAGGCCGTGCCGGCCGAGGGCGCCACGCTGCTCGCGCTGATCGACGACCTGGAGACCCGCCACGCCGGCATCAAGGGCCGCCTCATCGAGGAGTCCGGCGAGCTGCGCCGCTTCGTCAACGTCTACATCAACGACGAGGACGTCCGCTTCATCGGCGGCCTCGACGCCGAGCTCTCCGACGGCGACCAGGTCGTCGTCCTGCCGGCCGTCGCCGGCGGCGCTCGCTGA
- a CDS encoding PLP-dependent cysteine synthase family protein codes for MARYDNLLASVGNTPLVGLPRLTAMVGGGDDVRIWAKLEDRNPTGSIKDRPALKMIEEAEKSGLLRPGCTILEPTSGNTGISIAMAAKLKGYRTVFVMPENTSEERRQILRMWGAEIHSSPAAGGSNEAVRVAKRMADEHPDWVMLYQYGNDANALAHELGTGPELLEDLPSITHFVAGLGTTGTLMGVSRFFRKAKPDVRIVAAEPRYGELVYGLRNLDEGFVPELYDASLIDSRFSVGPRDAVRRVRELLEMEGIFAGISTGAILHAALGQAAKAVKAGEKADIAFVVADGGWKYLSTGAYEGTVDEAEDRLEGQLWA; via the coding sequence ATGGCCCGCTACGACAACCTGCTCGCCTCCGTCGGCAACACCCCGCTCGTGGGGCTGCCGCGCCTGACCGCGATGGTCGGCGGTGGAGACGACGTCCGGATCTGGGCCAAGCTCGAGGACCGCAACCCGACGGGCTCGATCAAGGACCGTCCGGCCCTGAAGATGATCGAGGAGGCCGAGAAGTCCGGCCTGCTCCGCCCGGGCTGCACGATCCTGGAGCCGACCTCGGGCAACACCGGCATCTCGATCGCGATGGCCGCGAAGCTCAAGGGCTACCGCACCGTCTTCGTGATGCCGGAGAACACCTCCGAGGAGCGGCGTCAGATCCTGCGCATGTGGGGTGCGGAGATCCACTCCTCCCCGGCCGCGGGTGGCTCCAACGAGGCCGTCCGCGTCGCCAAGCGCATGGCCGACGAGCACCCGGACTGGGTGATGCTCTACCAGTACGGCAACGACGCCAACGCACTCGCGCACGAGCTCGGCACGGGCCCGGAGCTCCTCGAGGACCTGCCGTCCATCACGCACTTCGTGGCCGGCCTCGGCACCACCGGCACCCTGATGGGTGTCTCCCGCTTCTTCCGCAAGGCCAAGCCCGACGTGCGCATCGTCGCCGCGGAGCCCCGCTACGGCGAGCTCGTCTACGGCCTGCGCAACCTCGACGAGGGCTTCGTCCCCGAGCTGTACGACGCCTCGCTGATCGACAGCCGCTTCTCGGTCGGCCCGCGTGACGCCGTACGCCGCGTGCGCGAGCTGCTCGAGATGGAGGGCATCTTCGCCGGCATCTCCACCGGCGCGATCCTGCACGCCGCGCTCGGCCAGGCCGCGAAGGCGGTCAAGGCCGGGGAGAAGGCCGACATCGCGTTCGTCGTCGCCGACGGTGGCTGGAAGTACCTGTCGACCGGCGCCTACGAGGGCACCGTCGACGAGGCGGAGGACCGCCTCGAGGGCCAGCTCTGGGCGTGA
- a CDS encoding MBL fold metallo-hydrolase, producing the protein MKVTVIGCSGSYPGPEAPASCYLVEADDQDGRTWRILLDLGSGALGELHNHADPLAIDGIFVSHLHADHCLDLCGYYVLRKYHPTGPAPRIPCWGPSDTDRRMAKAYDLDEDPGMNEEFDFRTYDGPVSFGPFTVTATPVYHPVEAFALRVEADGRALVYSGDTDVCDSLVEAARGADLFLAEAAFRECDDNPPGIHMTGRQAAEVALKAGVEALVLTHVPAWHDSSHAMTEAAELWSGPLHLAAKGAVYEV; encoded by the coding sequence GTGAAGGTGACGGTGATCGGCTGCTCGGGGTCCTACCCGGGTCCTGAGGCTCCCGCGAGCTGCTACCTGGTCGAGGCAGACGACCAGGACGGCCGCACGTGGCGCATCCTCCTGGACCTCGGCAGTGGTGCGCTCGGCGAGCTGCACAACCACGCTGACCCGCTCGCCATCGACGGCATCTTCGTCAGCCACCTGCACGCCGACCACTGCCTCGACCTGTGTGGCTACTACGTGCTGCGCAAGTACCACCCGACCGGTCCCGCGCCCCGGATCCCGTGCTGGGGTCCGTCCGACACCGACCGCCGCATGGCCAAGGCCTACGACCTGGACGAGGACCCGGGGATGAACGAGGAGTTCGACTTCCGGACCTACGACGGTCCGGTCTCCTTCGGTCCGTTCACCGTGACCGCGACCCCCGTCTACCACCCCGTGGAGGCCTTCGCGCTCCGGGTCGAGGCCGATGGCCGGGCCCTGGTCTACAGCGGTGACACCGACGTCTGCGACTCCCTCGTCGAGGCCGCGCGCGGCGCCGACCTCTTCCTGGCCGAGGCCGCCTTCCGGGAGTGCGACGACAACCCGCCGGGCATCCACATGACCGGCCGGCAGGCCGCCGAGGTCGCCCTCAAGGCCGGTGTCGAGGCGCTCGTGCTGACCCACGTGCCCGCCTGGCACGACAGCAGCCACGCGATGACCGAGGCCGCCGAGCTCTGGTCCGGTCCGCTGCACCTGGCCGCCAAGGGCGCGGTCTACGAGGTCTGA
- a CDS encoding cupin domain-containing protein: MTVPRLARELELQPHPEGGWYRETWRSPVSVTLPDGRVRATATLIHFLLPAGESSAWHRVGSDELWIAHTGVVGLELGGAGQRPATEASYAVGVDVSAGQRTQVLVPAGVWQRTVPGEADALVSCLVSPGFDFADFELA, encoded by the coding sequence GTGACCGTCCCTCGCCTGGCGCGCGAGCTGGAGCTCCAGCCGCACCCCGAAGGCGGCTGGTACCGCGAGACGTGGCGCTCGCCCGTCTCCGTGACGCTGCCCGACGGGCGCGTGCGCGCCACCGCGACGTTGATCCACTTCCTGCTCCCGGCGGGTGAGAGCTCGGCGTGGCACCGGGTCGGCTCCGACGAGCTGTGGATCGCCCACACCGGTGTCGTGGGGCTGGAGCTCGGTGGCGCCGGTCAGCGGCCCGCGACCGAGGCGTCGTACGCCGTGGGGGTGGACGTCTCCGCCGGCCAGCGGACCCAGGTGCTGGTGCCTGCCGGCGTGTGGCAGCGCACCGTCCCGGGAGAGGCCGACGCGCTGGTGAGCTGCCTGGTCTCGCCCGGCTTCGACTTCGCCGACTTCGAGCTGGCCTGA